From Macaca mulatta isolate MMU2019108-1 chromosome 3, T2T-MMU8v2.0, whole genome shotgun sequence, the proteins below share one genomic window:
- the PRSS37 gene encoding putative inactive serine protease 37 isoform X1, giving the protein MKFIFYLGVLTGTFLFADSSVQKEDPAPYLVYLKSHFNPCVGVLIKPSWVLAPAHCYLPNLKVMLGNFKSRVRDGTEQTINPIQIVRYWNYSDSAPQDDLMLIKLAKPAMLNPKVQPLPLATTNVRPGTVCLLSGLDWSQENSRHPDLRQNLEAPVMSDKECQKTEQGKSHRNSLCVKFVKVFSRIFGEVAVATVICKDKLQGIEVGHFMGGDVGIYTNVYKYVSWIENTAKDK; this is encoded by the exons ATGAAATTTATCTTCTATTTGGGTGTCCTCACTG GGACATTTTTATTTGCTGACTCATCTGTTCAGAAAGAAGACCCTGCTCCCTATTTGGTATACCTGAAGTCTCACTTCAACCCCTGTGTGGGCGTCCTCATCAAACCCAGCTGGGTGCTGGCCCCAGCTCACTGCTATTTACC AAATCTGAAAGTGATGCTGGGAAATTTCAAGAGTAGAGTCAGAGATGGTACTGAACAGACAATTAACCCCATTCAGATCGTCCGCTATTGGAACTACAGTGATAGTGCCCCACAGGATGACCTCATGCTCATCAAGCTGGCTAAGCCTGCCATGCTCAATCCCAAAGTCCAGCCCCTTCCCCTTGCTACCACCAATGTCCGGCCAGGCACTGTCTGTCTACTTTCAGGTTTGGACTGGAGCCAAGAAAACA GCCGACACCCTGACTTGCGGCAGAACCTGGAGGCCCCTGTGATGTCTGATAAAGAATGCCAGAAAACAGAACAAGGAAAAAGCCACAGGAATTCCTTATGTGTGAAATTTGTGAAAGTATTCAGCCGAATTTTTGGG GAGGTGGCCGTTGCTACTGTCATCTGCAAAGACAAGCTCCAGGGGATCGAGGTCGGGCACTTCATGGGAGGGGATGTCGGCATCTACACCAATGTTTACAAATATGTATCCTGGATTGAGAACACTGCTAAGGACAAGTGA